The bacterium DNA segment CGGCCGGCGCGGGGTACGACTGGAACGTCGTGCGGAACTCGTGGTCCGGCGGCTCGTACTTCGATCCGGAGCGGACCGACCTGCCGGAGCTCGAGGGGTGGGTGACCGAGGAGGCGGGGCGGCGCCTCTTCGAGGCCGGCGGGTTCGACCCGGCGGCGCTGCGGCGGCTGGCGGACGGGCCGGAGTTCCGGCCGCGCCTGCTCGGCCTGCGGGCGCGCTTCGCCGCGCGCGGCACGTACGAGGAAGTGCGCACGGCGAACGTCGCGGGGGTCGTGCCGGGCCGGCTGCACGGCGATCCGGCGCGCCGCCGCGCGATCGTCGTCTCCGCGCACTACGACCATCTCGGCGTGCGGCCCGGCGACGACGGCGGCCCCGCGGTCTACCACGGCGCGATCGACAACGGCACGGCGCTGGCGTTGCTGCTCGCCCTCGCGCGCGACGCGGCGGAGCGGCCGGCGACGCTCGACTCGGACTTGATCTTCTTCGCGCCGACGGCGGAGGAGGTCGGGCTGATCGGTTCCGCCGTCTTCGCGCGCCGTCCGCCGCTGCCGGCGGAGCGGATCGTCGCCGACGTGAATCTCGAGATGTCGGCGCCGTGGGGCCGGGCGCGCAACATCACCGCGCTCGGCGCGGACGGCTCGGAGCTCGCGGGGCTCGTGGCGGCGCTCGCGGAGCGGAACGGGCTGCGGGTTTCGCCGGACGCGGCGCCGGAGCAGGGGTTCCTGTTCCGCTCCGATCAGTACAGCTTCCTGCGCGAGGGGATTCCGGCGGTGTGGCTCGATCTGGGCGACGACCTGGAGGAGGGCGGGCTCGCCGCGGGGCGCGCGTTGCGCGAGGGCTACCGCGCGGAGCGGTACCACCGTCCGGCGGATCGCTTCGATGCGTCGTGGTCGTTCGCGGGGCTGCAGCAGCTCGGGGATTTGGCGCGGGAACTGATTGCGTCGATCGACGCGTGCGGCGACGTGCGGCGCCGCCGCTGATCGACGCTCGCAGGGGCGGCTGGCGCGCTCCGATGACCGTCGGAACCACGGCGCCCCACCGCGCCTGCCGCCCGACGTGGACCTCGCACCACACTGCCTTTGTATTTCGCCGCGTACGGCCCGCGGGTTTCGCGGCGTAAAGCCCGCGCGTGTCGTTGAGTAG contains these protein-coding regions:
- a CDS encoding M28 family peptidase; translated protein: MLRLPLPALLLAVPLAAFAAGRPPLPRPELEAHVRFLADDLLEGRGLGVRGGELAAAYIESQLRAAGLSPAFGDSFRQPLALRRAVPDKDARLELRAAGGTVELAYARDFVAAFPFPAAAHEGEADLVFAGYGIVAPELRRDDYRGADVRGKIVVLLAGQPKDASPDGRTLTIYGRWTYKFEEAARHGARGALIVHTTAGAGYDWNVVRNSWSGGSYFDPERTDLPELEGWVTEEAGRRLFEAGGFDPAALRRLADGPEFRPRLLGLRARFAARGTYEEVRTANVAGVVPGRLHGDPARRRAIVVSAHYDHLGVRPGDDGGPAVYHGAIDNGTALALLLALARDAAERPATLDSDLIFFAPTAEEVGLIGSAVFARRPPLPAERIVADVNLEMSAPWGRARNITALGADGSELAGLVAALAERNGLRVSPDAAPEQGFLFRSDQYSFLREGIPAVWLDLGDDLEEGGLAAGRALREGYRAERYHRPADRFDASWSFAGLQQLGDLARELIASIDACGDVRRRR